In a genomic window of Gossypium arboreum isolate Shixiya-1 chromosome 7, ASM2569848v2, whole genome shotgun sequence:
- the LOC108460732 gene encoding uncharacterized protein LOC108460732 isoform X2 — translation MMDVERSSLCNCVVNFLLEENYLLTAFELLHELLDDGRDAQAIRLKEFFSDPSHFPPDQISRYNSLRVLDPQSLLEEKEAIEEKLALCEYELRLAQEDIVKLKTELQRKEDLTQDKSSEPSVSNHVNHAPEIHRQKRDAPFSDLGPLKANERKDLNCAVKEYLLVAGYRLTAMTFYEEVTDQNLDVWEKSPASVPDALRHYYYQYLSSTSEAAEEKISMIRENDSLKEANESLNHEKLCLMKNKELAECQINALTKSLEATQKDLKDKENLTQDLKQALENQRKELNDCRAEITSLKMHIEGSSSLQNPVAANLDSTQSQAIESYKEEIKSLQMEIERLKAEKTNISDLVDSSCGDKESIQTEEKVVEMDENRTQISHHIEPAEVVDSNTLVMPVQTFDNSTPKPEENLPESIMNPSNSTDGFPDGRNLSQQEEKPPSEDSRLHLNSENLGSEPVPENMGLATIQILADALPKIVPYVLINHREELLPLIMCAIERHPDSSTRDSLTHTLFNLIKRPDEQQRRIIMDACVNLAKNVGEMRTETELLPQCWEQINHTYEERRLLVAQSCGELAEFVRPEIRDSLILSIVQQLIEDPATVVREAAAHNLALFLPLFPLMDKYFKVEELMFQLACDPSGVVVETTLKELLPAIINWGNKLDHILRVLLSHILGSAQRCPPLSGVEGSAESHLRVLGEQERWNLDVSLRMLAKLLPFIHQKAIETCPFSSVSDSNGTLLSSSILELYAGGHVEWPAFEWVHVDCFSGLLQLACLLPQKEDNLRIRMTKFLLAVSECFGDSYLIHIMLPVFLIAIGDDADLTFFPPNIHSRIKGLRPRTAVAERLAILGVLPLLLAGVLGSPGKRQQLADYLRKLLLEGATKESRSTTHNMDIVNAVRFLCTFEEHHGMIFNILWEMVVSSNIEMKISAANILKVIVPYIDAKVASTHVLPALITLGSDQNLNVKYASIDAFGAVAQHFKNDMIVDKIRVQMDAFLEDGSLEATIAVVRSLVVAVPHTTERLRDYLLSKIFQLTNTPVSSTDVMRRRQRANAFCEAIRALDATDLSANSIRDFLLPTIQNLLKDPDALDPAHKEALEIILKERSGGTFEALSKVMGAHLGIASSVTSFFGEGGLLGKKEITESPTEPVEALQSAASPAAAEDTRFMRIMRVTDMLRGKGKNPEETHQNQ, via the exons ATGATGGATGTAGAAAGATCTTCGCTATGCAATTGCGTGGTGAATTTTTTACTGGAAGAAAATTACTTGTTAACGGCATTTGAATTACTCCACGAGCTTCTCGACGATGGCCGTGATGCTCAAGCGATTCGTCTCAAGGAGTTCTTCTCTGATCCTTCTCATTTTCCTCCCGATCAAATCTCCCGTTACAACTCTCTTCGAG TTTTAGATCCTCAGAGTTTGCTAGAAGAGAAAGAAGCAATTGAAGAAAAACTAGCGCTTTGTGAATATGAACTACGTTTAGCTCAAGAAGACATTGTGAAACTCAAGACTGAGTTACAAAGAAAAGAAGATCTCACTCAGGATAAATCGAGTG AACCAAGTGTAAGCAATCATGTAAATCATGCACCGGAAATACATCGGCAAAAGCGAGATGCTCCCTTTTCTGATTTAGGCCCATTGAAAGCTAACGAGCGTAAAGATCTAAATTGTGCAGTAAAGGAATATTTGCTAGTTGCTGGATATCGACTAACTGCAATGACATTTTATGAAGAG GTTACAGATCAAAACCTAGATGTTTGGGAAAAGTCACCAGCATCTGTACCTGATGCGTTACGCCATTATTATTACCAGTACCTGTCTTCAACTTCAGAAGCTGCTGAG GAGAAAATTTCTATGATTCGAGAAAATGACTCGCTAAAAGAGGCAAATGAGAGTTTAAATCATGAGAAATTGTGCTTGATGAAAAACAAAGAATTGGCTGAATGTCAAATAAATGCATTAACAAAATCCTTGGAAGCCACTCAGAAGGATCTAAAGGACAAGGAAAATCTG ACACAAGATCTGAAGCAAGCCTTGGAAAACCAAAGGAAGGAACTGAATGATTGTAGAGCTGAAATCACATCTCTGAAAATGCACATTGAAGGATCTAGTTCTTTACAAAATCCAGTGGCTGCTAATCTTGACTCTACTCAGTCCCAGGCTATAGAAAGTTACAAGGAAGAAATAAAGTCTTTGCAGATGGAAATTGAAAGATTAAAGGCTGAAAAAACAAATATTTCGGATTTAGTTGATTCCAGCTGTGGTGACAAAGAGTCAATacagactgaagagaaagtcgtGGAGATGGATGAAAATAGAACTCAAATCTCTCATCATATTGAACCAGCAGAAGTTGTAGACAGCAACACGCTGGTAATGCCAGTTCAAACATTCGACAACAGCACTCCCAAGCCTGAAGAAAATTTGCCAGAGTCAATTATGAATCCTTCTAACAGTACTGATGGTTTCCCAGATGGTAGAAACCTATCTCAACAAGAAGAGAAACCACCATCAGAAGATAGCAGGTTGCATTTAAATTCTGAAAACCTTGGCAGTGAACCTGTTCCTGAGAATATG GGTTTGGCGACTATTCAAATTCTTGCAGATGCCTTGCCTAAGATTGTACCATATGTTTTGATCAATCATCGGGAG GAGCTTCTTCCGCTGATAATGTGTGCCATCGAGAGGCATCCAGATAGCAGCACTCGAGATTCATTGACACACACACTCTTCAATTTGATTAAACGTCCAGATGAGCAGCAAAGGCGAATTATAATGGAT GCATGTGTTAACCTTGCTAAAAATGTGGGGGAGATGAGAACAGAAACAGAATTGCTTCCCCAGTGCTGGGAACAA ATAAATCATACATATGAGGAGCGTAGATTGCTGGTTGCTCAATCATGTGGAGAGCTTGCTGAATTTGTCCGACCTGAGATTCGTGATTCTCTTATTCTATCTATTGTGCAACAACTAATAGAAGATCCTGCAACGGTTGTTCGAGAAGCTGCTGCACACAACCTGGCCTTGTTTCTCCCACTCTTTCCGCTTATGGATAAATATTTCAAG GTTGAGGAGTTGATGTTCCAATTGGCCTGTGATCCATCTGGAGTGGTGGTTGAAACAACACTAAAAGAACTACTTCCTGCAATAATAAATTGGGGAAACAAGTTAGACCATATTTTGAGAGTTCTACTCTCTCATATCTTAGGCTCTGCTCAG CGTTGCCCACCTCTTTCTGGTGTTGAAGGGTCTGCGGAGTCCCACCTTCGTGTTTTAGGTGAACAAGAGCGTTGGAATCTTGATGTTTCATTAAGAATGCTGGCTAAATTGCTTCCTTTTATTCATCAGAAAGCAATTGAGACTTGCCCATTTTCCTCTGTTTCGGACTCAAATGGGACATTGTTGTCCAGCTCCATACTTGAACTGTATGCAGG GGGACATGTTGAATGGCCTGCATTTGAATGGGTGCATGTCGATTGCTTTTCTGGTTTGCTACAGCTGGCTTGCTTGTTACCCCAGAAAGAAGATAACTTAAGAATCCGAATGACAAAG TTTTTGTTGGCTGTTTCTGAATGTTTTGGGGATTCTTATTTGATACACATAATGCTGCCTGTATTCTTGATAGCAATTGGGGATGATGCAGATCTGACGTTTTTCCCTCCAAACATTCattcaagaatcaaag GTTTGAGACCAAGAACAGCTGTGGCAGAGAGACTTGCTATTCTAGGGGTCCTACCACTTCTCTTGGCGGGTGTTCTAGGATCTCCTGGTAAGCGTCAACAATTAGCTGACTACTTGAGAAAGCTGCTACTGGAAGGTGCCACGAAGGAGAGTCGGTCTACAACACACAACATGGATATTGTTAATGCTGTCCGCTTCCTTTG CACATTCGAAGAACATCATGGCATGATATTCAATATCTTGTGGGAAATGGTTGTAAGCTCCAATATAGAAATGAAGATCAGTGCTGCCAATATACTCAAAGTCATT GTGCCGTATATTGATGCAAAAGTGGCGTCTACACATGTTCTCCCTGCCCTGATTACTCTTGGCTCTGACCAAAACCTGAATGTGAAGTATGCAAGCATAGATGCATTTGGAGCTGTGGCACAACATTTTAAAAATGATATG ATTGTTGATAAAATACGTGTTCAAATGGATGCTTTTCTTGAAGATGGATCCCTTGAAGCAACTATTGCTGTGGTCCGTTCATTAGTGGTAGCTGTTCCACATACAACGGAGAGACTTAGGGATTAT CTTTTGTCCAAGATTTTCCAACTGACAAACACACCTGTTTCTTCAACGGATGTGATGCGTCGTCGGCAGAGAGCTAATGCATTTTGTGAAGCTATTCGTGCTCTGGATGCTACAG ATCTTTCTGCAAATAGCATCCGTGATTTCCTCCTCCCCACCATACAGAACTTATTAAAAGACCCCGATGCACTAGATCCGGCACACAAAGAAGCCCTTGAAATAATATTGAAAGAACGGTCAGGTGGGACTTTTGAGGCTTTAAGTAAGGTGATGGGAGCGCACCTCGGGATTGCGTCGTCAGTGACTAGCTTTTTTGGTGAAGGTGGGCTGCTAGGCAAGAAAGAAATTACGGAATCACCAACTGAACCAGTTGAAGCTCTGCAGTCTGCAGCATCACCAGCAGCGGCAGAGGATACCAGATTCATGCGAATCATGAGGGTCACTGACATGCTTAGAGGCAAAGGAAAGAACCCAGAAGAAACTCACCAGAACCAGTGA
- the LOC108460732 gene encoding uncharacterized protein LOC108460732 isoform X1 codes for MMDVERSSLCNCVVNFLLEENYLLTAFELLHELLDDGRDAQAIRLKEFFSDPSHFPPDQISRYNSLRVLDPQSLLEEKEAIEEKLALCEYELRLAQEDIVKLKTELQRKEDLTQDKSSEPSVSNHVNHAPEIHRQKRDAPFSDLGPLKANERKDLNCAVKEYLLVAGYRLTAMTFYEEVTDQNLDVWEKSPASVPDALRHYYYQYLSSTSEAAEEKISMIRENDSLKEANESLNHEKLCLMKNKELAECQINALTKSLEATQKDLKDKENLTQDLKQALENQRKELNDCRAEITSLKMHIEGSSSLQNPVAANLDSTQSQAIESYKEEIKSLQMEIERLKAEKTNISDLVDSSCGDKESIQTEEKVVEMDENRTQISHHIEPAEVVDSNTLVMPVQTFDNSTPKPEENLPESIMNPSNSTDGFPDGRNLSQQEEKPPSEDSRLHLNSENLGSEPVPENMGLATIQILADALPKIVPYVLINHREELLPLIMCAIERHPDSSTRDSLTHTLFNLIKRPDEQQRRIIMDACVNLAKNVGEMRTETELLPQCWEQINHTYEERRLLVAQSCGELAEFVRPEIRDSLILSIVQQLIEDPATVVREAAAHNLALFLPLFPLMDKYFKVEELMFQLACDPSGVVVETTLKELLPAIINWGNKLDHILRVLLSHILGSAQRCPPLSGVEGSAESHLRVLGEQERWNLDVSLRMLAKLLPFIHQKAIETCPFSSVSDSNGTLLSSSILELYAGGHVEWPAFEWVHVDCFSGLLQLACLLPQKEDNLRIRMTKFLLAVSECFGDSYLIHIMLPVFLIAIGDDADLTFFPPNIHSRIKGLRPRTAVAERLAILGVLPLLLAGVLGSPGKRQQLADYLRKLLLEGATKESRSTTHNMDIVNAVRFLCTFEEHHGMIFNILWEMVVSSNIEMKISAANILKVIVPYIDAKVASTHVLPALITLGSDQNLNVKYASIDAFGAVAQHFKNDMIVDKIRVQMDAFLEDGSLEATIAVVRSLVVAVPHTTERLRDYLLSKIFQLTNTPVSSTDVMRRRQRANAFCEAIRALDATADLSANSIRDFLLPTIQNLLKDPDALDPAHKEALEIILKERSGGTFEALSKVMGAHLGIASSVTSFFGEGGLLGKKEITESPTEPVEALQSAASPAAAEDTRFMRIMRVTDMLRGKGKNPEETHQNQ; via the exons ATGATGGATGTAGAAAGATCTTCGCTATGCAATTGCGTGGTGAATTTTTTACTGGAAGAAAATTACTTGTTAACGGCATTTGAATTACTCCACGAGCTTCTCGACGATGGCCGTGATGCTCAAGCGATTCGTCTCAAGGAGTTCTTCTCTGATCCTTCTCATTTTCCTCCCGATCAAATCTCCCGTTACAACTCTCTTCGAG TTTTAGATCCTCAGAGTTTGCTAGAAGAGAAAGAAGCAATTGAAGAAAAACTAGCGCTTTGTGAATATGAACTACGTTTAGCTCAAGAAGACATTGTGAAACTCAAGACTGAGTTACAAAGAAAAGAAGATCTCACTCAGGATAAATCGAGTG AACCAAGTGTAAGCAATCATGTAAATCATGCACCGGAAATACATCGGCAAAAGCGAGATGCTCCCTTTTCTGATTTAGGCCCATTGAAAGCTAACGAGCGTAAAGATCTAAATTGTGCAGTAAAGGAATATTTGCTAGTTGCTGGATATCGACTAACTGCAATGACATTTTATGAAGAG GTTACAGATCAAAACCTAGATGTTTGGGAAAAGTCACCAGCATCTGTACCTGATGCGTTACGCCATTATTATTACCAGTACCTGTCTTCAACTTCAGAAGCTGCTGAG GAGAAAATTTCTATGATTCGAGAAAATGACTCGCTAAAAGAGGCAAATGAGAGTTTAAATCATGAGAAATTGTGCTTGATGAAAAACAAAGAATTGGCTGAATGTCAAATAAATGCATTAACAAAATCCTTGGAAGCCACTCAGAAGGATCTAAAGGACAAGGAAAATCTG ACACAAGATCTGAAGCAAGCCTTGGAAAACCAAAGGAAGGAACTGAATGATTGTAGAGCTGAAATCACATCTCTGAAAATGCACATTGAAGGATCTAGTTCTTTACAAAATCCAGTGGCTGCTAATCTTGACTCTACTCAGTCCCAGGCTATAGAAAGTTACAAGGAAGAAATAAAGTCTTTGCAGATGGAAATTGAAAGATTAAAGGCTGAAAAAACAAATATTTCGGATTTAGTTGATTCCAGCTGTGGTGACAAAGAGTCAATacagactgaagagaaagtcgtGGAGATGGATGAAAATAGAACTCAAATCTCTCATCATATTGAACCAGCAGAAGTTGTAGACAGCAACACGCTGGTAATGCCAGTTCAAACATTCGACAACAGCACTCCCAAGCCTGAAGAAAATTTGCCAGAGTCAATTATGAATCCTTCTAACAGTACTGATGGTTTCCCAGATGGTAGAAACCTATCTCAACAAGAAGAGAAACCACCATCAGAAGATAGCAGGTTGCATTTAAATTCTGAAAACCTTGGCAGTGAACCTGTTCCTGAGAATATG GGTTTGGCGACTATTCAAATTCTTGCAGATGCCTTGCCTAAGATTGTACCATATGTTTTGATCAATCATCGGGAG GAGCTTCTTCCGCTGATAATGTGTGCCATCGAGAGGCATCCAGATAGCAGCACTCGAGATTCATTGACACACACACTCTTCAATTTGATTAAACGTCCAGATGAGCAGCAAAGGCGAATTATAATGGAT GCATGTGTTAACCTTGCTAAAAATGTGGGGGAGATGAGAACAGAAACAGAATTGCTTCCCCAGTGCTGGGAACAA ATAAATCATACATATGAGGAGCGTAGATTGCTGGTTGCTCAATCATGTGGAGAGCTTGCTGAATTTGTCCGACCTGAGATTCGTGATTCTCTTATTCTATCTATTGTGCAACAACTAATAGAAGATCCTGCAACGGTTGTTCGAGAAGCTGCTGCACACAACCTGGCCTTGTTTCTCCCACTCTTTCCGCTTATGGATAAATATTTCAAG GTTGAGGAGTTGATGTTCCAATTGGCCTGTGATCCATCTGGAGTGGTGGTTGAAACAACACTAAAAGAACTACTTCCTGCAATAATAAATTGGGGAAACAAGTTAGACCATATTTTGAGAGTTCTACTCTCTCATATCTTAGGCTCTGCTCAG CGTTGCCCACCTCTTTCTGGTGTTGAAGGGTCTGCGGAGTCCCACCTTCGTGTTTTAGGTGAACAAGAGCGTTGGAATCTTGATGTTTCATTAAGAATGCTGGCTAAATTGCTTCCTTTTATTCATCAGAAAGCAATTGAGACTTGCCCATTTTCCTCTGTTTCGGACTCAAATGGGACATTGTTGTCCAGCTCCATACTTGAACTGTATGCAGG GGGACATGTTGAATGGCCTGCATTTGAATGGGTGCATGTCGATTGCTTTTCTGGTTTGCTACAGCTGGCTTGCTTGTTACCCCAGAAAGAAGATAACTTAAGAATCCGAATGACAAAG TTTTTGTTGGCTGTTTCTGAATGTTTTGGGGATTCTTATTTGATACACATAATGCTGCCTGTATTCTTGATAGCAATTGGGGATGATGCAGATCTGACGTTTTTCCCTCCAAACATTCattcaagaatcaaag GTTTGAGACCAAGAACAGCTGTGGCAGAGAGACTTGCTATTCTAGGGGTCCTACCACTTCTCTTGGCGGGTGTTCTAGGATCTCCTGGTAAGCGTCAACAATTAGCTGACTACTTGAGAAAGCTGCTACTGGAAGGTGCCACGAAGGAGAGTCGGTCTACAACACACAACATGGATATTGTTAATGCTGTCCGCTTCCTTTG CACATTCGAAGAACATCATGGCATGATATTCAATATCTTGTGGGAAATGGTTGTAAGCTCCAATATAGAAATGAAGATCAGTGCTGCCAATATACTCAAAGTCATT GTGCCGTATATTGATGCAAAAGTGGCGTCTACACATGTTCTCCCTGCCCTGATTACTCTTGGCTCTGACCAAAACCTGAATGTGAAGTATGCAAGCATAGATGCATTTGGAGCTGTGGCACAACATTTTAAAAATGATATG ATTGTTGATAAAATACGTGTTCAAATGGATGCTTTTCTTGAAGATGGATCCCTTGAAGCAACTATTGCTGTGGTCCGTTCATTAGTGGTAGCTGTTCCACATACAACGGAGAGACTTAGGGATTAT CTTTTGTCCAAGATTTTCCAACTGACAAACACACCTGTTTCTTCAACGGATGTGATGCGTCGTCGGCAGAGAGCTAATGCATTTTGTGAAGCTATTCGTGCTCTGGATGCTACAG CAGATCTTTCTGCAAATAGCATCCGTGATTTCCTCCTCCCCACCATACAGAACTTATTAAAAGACCCCGATGCACTAGATCCGGCACACAAAGAAGCCCTTGAAATAATATTGAAAGAACGGTCAGGTGGGACTTTTGAGGCTTTAAGTAAGGTGATGGGAGCGCACCTCGGGATTGCGTCGTCAGTGACTAGCTTTTTTGGTGAAGGTGGGCTGCTAGGCAAGAAAGAAATTACGGAATCACCAACTGAACCAGTTGAAGCTCTGCAGTCTGCAGCATCACCAGCAGCGGCAGAGGATACCAGATTCATGCGAATCATGAGGGTCACTGACATGCTTAGAGGCAAAGGAAAGAACCCAGAAGAAACTCACCAGAACCAGTGA